Proteins encoded together in one Impatiens glandulifera chromosome 1, dImpGla2.1, whole genome shotgun sequence window:
- the LOC124910368 gene encoding uncharacterized protein LOC124910368, which yields MFDEVDEQKDRMALATIYQALSEDILLMVAEKDSTKLAWEMLKTMHDGVERVKEAKLKTLKTHFEAIHMKNGESVDDFSIKLTFIVTGIRSLEEKIEEIFVINKFLRAYVYYVFECPNKRLDDEANLNRFYDEEPKLMFVKVVTNVLPKNDEANLNNFYDEELTFMFAEGVTNVLSEDDETNLEEFVQELFKEEPDVVMLNEEKVMENIIPSGNEYNHTDMWYIDNGERNHKTGH from the exons ATGTTTGACGAGGTTGACGAACAGAAGGATAGAATGGCTCTCGCAACCATCTATCAAGCACTCTCCGAGGACATCCTTCTCATGGTGGCCGAGAAGGATTCTACCAAGCTAGCGTGGGAGATGCTAAAGACGATGCATGatggagtggagagagtcaaaGAGGCAAAATTAAAAACCTTGAAGACACACTTCGAGGCGATTCACATGAAGAACGGGGAATCCGTGGATGATTTCTccataaaattgacattcatCGTGACTGGTATCCGCTCACTGGAAGAGAAGATAGAGGAGATTTTCGTCATCAATAAGTTCCTTAGAGCC TACGTATACTACGTGTTTGAGTGCCCTAACAAAAGGCTCGACGATGAGGCAAACCTCAATAGATTCTATGACGAAGAGCCAAAATTAATGTTTGTTAAGGTAGTGACGAATGTTTTGCCCAAAAACGATGAGGCAAACCTTAATAACTTCTATGACGAGGAGTTAACATTTATGTTTGCTGAGGGAGTGACAAATGTTTTGTCCGAAGACGATGAGACAAACCTCGAAGAGTTTGTGCAAGAATTGTTTAAGGAGGAACCGGATGTGGTGATgctcaatgaagagaaagtcatggagaatATCATCCCAAGTGGTAATGAGTATAATCACACTGACATGTGGTACATTGACAATGGAGAAAGAAACCATAAGACTGGCCATTAA